Proteins encoded together in one Streptomyces sp. NBC_01216 window:
- a CDS encoding B12-binding domain-containing radical SAM protein, which yields MTAASVLVPLPIVAQDARPRVTLTVWLADLTYTQQAISAETMPQAVAGIATYAATRVALDHPVRIFKYPEVLAAALEQDGPPDVIGFSHYIWNSQLSLAFADLIKERFPLTTVVFGGPHYPLRLPEQTVFWRERLAGRVDFYVDGEGEAALADLLIALSRTSRDDVRGSLPGVHHLDSDGTLYAPPPRPRIHDLSDVPSPYTLGLMDEFFDGKLVPTVQTNRGCPFKCTFCQEGTAYFQKVAKKNTEHIRSELHYIGRRIKPLVEAGTARNELLITDSNFGMYPEDHETCRVIAECQQLYGWPRVVNVTTGKNQRDRVLSAVAQVPGAISLSGAVQSLDPGVLRDIARTNIDAAKLMEIALAAADAGTGTYSEVILALPGDSKTRHLGTLRQLVDAGFNRLNMFQLTLLPGSEMCTDAYRREHGLVTKWRVMPRCYGSYTVLGEELRAAEVDEVCVTVPDMAYEDYRECRVMNLLLASLYNDGLFAVLLAVLRAHQISPMTWLERARTMAHGPALAAVLKEFSAETDEQLWEERADLLSYATGNIDQYIEGHLGNNLLYTYRTRILSEALDDTADLAARACLAVLREAGVGVGGGSLIEALVREAAEYHRLTLADVFRTEPPEVLRQPARFDLDALLAAGRHRDGIRDPRHFRLTEGKVREFVLTAEQRRTLSTYVGQFGTTPWGVGRLLTKVRLADIVRHVRMTPGPGTAPAPAGTEAPST from the coding sequence ATGACGGCGGCGTCCGTTCTGGTACCGCTCCCCATCGTGGCACAGGACGCGCGGCCGCGGGTCACGCTCACGGTGTGGCTGGCGGACCTCACGTACACCCAGCAGGCGATCTCGGCGGAGACGATGCCGCAGGCGGTGGCCGGGATCGCCACCTACGCGGCGACGCGGGTGGCACTGGACCATCCGGTACGGATCTTCAAATACCCCGAGGTCCTGGCGGCCGCCCTGGAGCAGGACGGGCCGCCGGACGTGATCGGGTTCTCGCACTACATCTGGAACAGCCAGCTGTCGCTCGCCTTCGCCGATCTGATCAAGGAGCGGTTCCCTCTTACGACAGTCGTCTTCGGCGGCCCTCACTATCCGCTCCGCCTCCCGGAGCAGACGGTGTTCTGGCGCGAGCGGCTGGCCGGCCGGGTGGACTTCTACGTCGATGGGGAGGGGGAGGCCGCCCTCGCCGACCTTCTCATCGCCCTCAGCCGCACGAGCCGCGATGACGTGCGCGGCAGCCTCCCGGGCGTGCACCACCTGGACAGCGACGGAACCTTGTACGCCCCGCCACCGCGTCCCCGGATCCACGACCTGTCCGACGTGCCCTCCCCGTACACGCTCGGCCTGATGGACGAGTTCTTCGACGGCAAGCTCGTCCCCACCGTGCAGACCAACCGGGGCTGTCCGTTCAAGTGCACGTTCTGCCAGGAAGGCACGGCCTACTTCCAGAAGGTCGCCAAGAAGAACACCGAGCACATCCGCAGCGAGCTGCACTACATCGGCCGCCGCATCAAGCCGCTCGTGGAGGCCGGGACCGCGCGCAACGAACTGCTCATCACCGACAGCAACTTCGGCATGTACCCGGAGGACCATGAGACCTGCCGGGTGATCGCCGAGTGCCAGCAGCTCTACGGCTGGCCCCGCGTCGTCAACGTCACCACCGGCAAGAACCAGCGCGACCGAGTCCTGTCCGCCGTCGCCCAGGTCCCAGGCGCGATCAGCCTGTCCGGCGCCGTCCAGTCCCTCGACCCAGGCGTGCTGCGCGACATCGCCCGTACGAACATCGACGCCGCCAAGCTCATGGAGATCGCCCTCGCGGCGGCCGACGCCGGCACGGGCACGTACAGCGAGGTCATCCTCGCCCTGCCCGGCGACTCCAAAACCAGGCACCTCGGCACTCTGCGGCAGCTCGTGGACGCCGGTTTCAACCGGCTCAACATGTTCCAGCTCACCCTGCTGCCAGGCAGTGAGATGTGCACCGACGCCTACCGCCGCGAGCACGGCCTGGTCACCAAGTGGCGCGTCATGCCGCGCTGCTACGGCTCGTACACCGTGCTCGGCGAGGAACTGCGCGCCGCTGAGGTGGACGAGGTGTGCGTGACCGTGCCCGACATGGCGTACGAGGACTACCGCGAGTGCCGGGTGATGAACCTGCTCCTGGCCTCCCTCTACAACGACGGGCTGTTCGCCGTCCTCCTGGCCGTCCTGCGCGCCCACCAGATCTCGCCCATGACCTGGCTGGAGCGGGCCCGGACCATGGCCCACGGCCCGGCCCTGGCCGCTGTCCTGAAGGAGTTCTCGGCGGAGACCGACGAGCAGCTGTGGGAAGAGCGAGCCGACCTCCTGTCGTACGCCACCGGCAACATCGACCAGTACATTGAGGGCCACCTGGGCAACAACCTGCTCTACACCTACCGGACCCGCATCCTCTCCGAGGCGCTGGACGACACCGCCGACCTCGCCGCCCGCGCTTGCCTCGCCGTACTCCGCGAAGCTGGCGTAGGAGTGGGCGGCGGCAGTCTGATCGAGGCGCTCGTACGCGAGGCCGCCGAGTACCACCGACTCACCCTCGCTGACGTCTTTCGCACTGAACCGCCCGAGGTACTCCGGCAGCCGGCGCGGTTCGACCTCGACGCGCTCCTGGCCGCCGGGCGGCACCGGGACGGAATCCGCGATCCCCGCCACTTCCGCCTTACGGAGGGAAAGGTTCGGGAGTTCGTCCTCACCGCGGAACAGCGGCGCACCCTCAGCACGTACGTGGGTCAGTTCGGTACGACCCCGTGGGGCGTCGGACGTCTCCTCACCAAGGTGCGGCTGGCTGATATCGTCCGGCACGTCCGAATGACCCCCGGCCCGGGCACCGCCCCGGCGCCCGCCGGAACGGAAGCGCCCAGCACGTGA
- the murG gene encoding undecaprenyldiphospho-muramoylpentapeptide beta-N-acetylglucosaminyltransferase, which yields MTSADLDRRLAALGRPFRLVVTGGGTGGHTYPALTAIRTTAARLERLGIDLDVLWVGTATGLEARVTEREGIPFKTVATGKIRRSSNSLKLASPANIKDMGRVPLGAAQARSIVSKFKPDVVLSTGGYVAVPVGLAAKFCRRPLVIHEQTVRLGLANRALARAATRVAVSSESTLPLLPDSVRASAVVTGNPVRPEVLTGEPDKAIAALGLTGFDRARPTVYITGGAQGSVQINTTVRAVLPWLLTQANVIHQCGATSIEESRQYATQLPDDLQRRYLVTDFVGPELPDVLALADVVISRSGAGTIAELTALGKPSVLIPLATSAGNEQEHNALHLQQAGAAVALLKDVVTPEGLRNAVAPILAAPERREQMAVQARALGRPDAADRLTDVLLSVAV from the coding sequence GTGACCAGCGCAGACCTCGACCGTCGTCTCGCCGCCCTGGGCCGGCCCTTCCGGCTGGTCGTCACGGGCGGCGGGACCGGCGGCCACACCTACCCCGCGCTCACCGCCATCCGCACCACTGCCGCCCGGCTCGAACGGCTCGGCATCGACCTGGACGTGCTGTGGGTCGGCACCGCGACCGGCCTGGAGGCGCGCGTCACTGAACGCGAAGGCATCCCCTTCAAGACGGTGGCCACGGGCAAGATCCGCCGCTCCAGTAATTCGCTCAAGCTGGCCTCCCCAGCGAACATCAAGGATATGGGCCGCGTCCCGCTCGGCGCCGCCCAGGCCCGCTCCATCGTCTCCAAGTTCAAGCCGGACGTGGTGCTGTCCACCGGCGGCTACGTCGCTGTCCCCGTCGGGCTCGCCGCCAAGTTCTGCCGCCGCCCGCTCGTCATCCACGAGCAGACGGTGCGCCTGGGCCTGGCCAACCGCGCCCTGGCCCGGGCCGCGACCCGCGTCGCTGTGTCCTCCGAGTCGACCCTGCCCCTGCTGCCCGACTCGGTACGCGCCTCCGCGGTGGTCACCGGCAACCCCGTACGCCCCGAGGTCCTGACCGGCGAACCTGACAAGGCCATCGCCGCCCTGGGCCTCACGGGCTTCGACCGCGCCCGGCCCACCGTCTACATCACCGGCGGCGCCCAGGGCTCGGTCCAGATCAACACCACGGTCCGGGCCGTCCTGCCCTGGCTGCTCACGCAGGCGAACGTCATCCACCAGTGCGGTGCCACGTCGATCGAGGAGTCCCGCCAGTACGCCACCCAGCTTCCGGACGACCTCCAGCGTCGTTACCTGGTCACCGACTTCGTCGGCCCGGAGCTTCCCGACGTCCTGGCCCTCGCCGACGTCGTCATCTCGCGCAGCGGCGCCGGCACGATCGCCGAACTCACCGCCTTGGGCAAGCCGTCCGTGCTCATCCCGCTCGCCACCTCGGCCGGCAACGAGCAGGAGCACAACGCCCTCCACCTTCAGCAGGCGGGCGCCGCCGTGGCCCTGCTGAAGGACGTGGTCACTCCCGAGGGCCTCCGGAACGCCGTCGCCCCGATCCTGGCCGCACCGGAGCGCCGCGAGCAGATGGCAGTGCAGGCCCGCGCCCTGGGCCGCCCCGACGCAGCGGACCGTCTGACCGACGTGCTGCTGAGCGTCGCCGTATGA
- the haaN gene encoding cyclophane-containing RiPP N-acetyltransferase HaaN — MTVTIRPAEKRDVLAVAELIEEIERHYGATEFQPLEERRTQVEEALFGSPPLASALLVEDEAGDIVGLAAYSFLWPAAGSSHSLFLKELYVRDALRRQGVGARLMEELRSLATARPGCSRLEWMTERDNPGARAFYKALGFAEFNGKVVYRIDTGTT; from the coding sequence ATGACCGTGACCATCCGCCCCGCAGAGAAGCGCGACGTCCTGGCGGTGGCCGAACTGATCGAGGAGATCGAGCGGCACTACGGCGCGACTGAATTCCAGCCGCTTGAGGAACGCCGGACGCAGGTGGAAGAGGCTCTGTTCGGCTCGCCACCGCTGGCATCCGCGCTCCTGGTGGAGGACGAAGCTGGCGACATCGTCGGGCTCGCCGCCTACTCCTTCCTCTGGCCGGCCGCGGGCTCCTCGCACTCCCTCTTCCTCAAGGAGCTCTACGTCCGCGACGCTCTGCGCCGGCAAGGCGTCGGGGCCAGGCTCATGGAGGAACTCCGTAGCCTGGCCACCGCGCGACCTGGATGCAGTCGCCTGGAGTGGATGACAGAGCGCGATAATCCGGGAGCCCGGGCCTTCTACAAGGCCCTCGGATTCGCCGAGTTCAATGGCAAAGTCGTCTACCGCATCGACACTGGGACGACGTGA
- a CDS encoding FxsB family cyclophane-forming radical SAM/SPASM peptide maturase: MTPLEDSAPFRTFILKVANRCNIDCDYCYVFNSKDQAWRHLPVRMSVDVARAAGRRIGEHAAAHGLPSVHVVLHGGEPLLAGPRHMDDLLGTVRRAVPPGTDVRFELQTNGTLLTKVWLDLFERYGVAVGVSLDGPPVANDLHRLTQAGRSSAASAVRGMELLRSRPHLFAGLLAVVDLANDPVEVHDYLASFEPPVIDFGLPHATHEDPPHRDDPDVPEYGLWMTRVYDAWLARPEYRHSVRMLEDIVALSSAVRGAVETLGLTPPTSVVIESDGTIEGVDTLRSVEEGASRLGLDVFAHTFDEALRHPKLLHRQYGRAALAEKCQSCPLVEVCGGGYLPHRFSAARGYRNPSVYCADLEYLIRHVQDSLRQNGWTAYASATPPSPA, from the coding sequence ATGACGCCACTCGAAGACAGCGCACCCTTCCGGACATTCATCCTCAAGGTCGCGAACCGCTGCAACATCGATTGCGACTACTGCTACGTCTTCAATTCCAAGGACCAGGCGTGGCGGCACCTGCCGGTCCGCATGAGCGTGGACGTGGCCCGGGCGGCCGGCCGACGCATCGGCGAGCACGCAGCGGCACACGGGCTGCCGTCCGTACACGTCGTGCTGCACGGCGGTGAGCCGCTGCTCGCCGGTCCCCGGCACATGGACGACCTGCTCGGGACCGTCCGCAGGGCCGTCCCGCCGGGTACGGACGTCCGCTTCGAGCTGCAGACCAACGGGACACTTCTCACGAAGGTGTGGCTCGACCTCTTCGAACGGTACGGGGTCGCCGTGGGCGTGAGCCTCGACGGGCCGCCGGTCGCGAACGACCTGCACCGGCTGACACAGGCTGGGCGGTCCAGCGCTGCCTCCGCCGTCCGCGGCATGGAACTGCTGCGGTCCCGGCCGCACCTGTTCGCTGGCCTGCTCGCCGTCGTGGATCTGGCCAACGACCCCGTGGAGGTCCACGACTACCTGGCGTCCTTCGAGCCGCCGGTCATCGACTTCGGCCTGCCACACGCCACCCACGAGGACCCACCGCACCGTGACGACCCCGACGTGCCGGAGTATGGGCTCTGGATGACCCGCGTGTACGACGCCTGGCTCGCCCGGCCCGAGTACCGGCACAGTGTCCGGATGCTGGAGGACATCGTGGCGCTCAGCTCCGCCGTGCGCGGCGCGGTGGAGACGCTCGGTCTGACCCCGCCGACGAGCGTCGTCATCGAGTCCGACGGAACGATCGAGGGCGTGGACACACTGCGGTCCGTCGAGGAGGGCGCCTCCCGGCTCGGGCTCGACGTCTTCGCCCACACCTTCGACGAGGCGCTGCGCCATCCGAAGCTCTTGCACCGGCAGTACGGCAGGGCCGCCCTCGCCGAGAAGTGCCAGAGCTGCCCGCTGGTGGAGGTCTGCGGCGGCGGCTATCTACCGCACCGCTTCAGCGCCGCCCGCGGCTACCGAAACCCCTCCGTCTACTGCGCGGACCTGGAGTACCTCATCCGGCATGTTCAGGACTCTCTGCGGCAGAACGGCTGGACCGCGTACGCGTCGGCTACTCCGCCCTCGCCCGCATAG
- the haaA gene encoding HaaA family cyclophane-containing RiPP peptide gives MSSRTPVLAPPATGMVRPANAQENAVLERVAARVQQRLAAETSREGHHAEGPHAASLVLPWWF, from the coding sequence ATGTCGTCACGTACGCCCGTGCTCGCGCCGCCCGCAACGGGCATGGTCCGCCCCGCGAACGCGCAGGAGAACGCTGTCCTGGAACGAGTCGCGGCACGCGTTCAGCAACGGCTCGCAGCCGAGACGTCCAGAGAGGGACACCACGCAGAGGGGCCTCACGCGGCGTCGCTCGTCCTGCCGTGGTGGTTCTGA
- the haaT gene encoding cyclophane-containing RiPP biosynthesis TPR protein HaaT codes for MRLRRGIAIAVVAAAGAVTTMLVGLVTNAVSEESRWPGVLGWVQQNAWLSFILLGGVLVVMTVLLSALSETRRPPRPPESTPQNEAEPPGAALVLRALPRDTAAFTNRAAELASLVRSVRVAQESGETLPVHVIDGMPGVGKTAFAVRAGHVMADQFPDGQLFVNLNGHTAGRSPVQAGEALASLLAATGVPTGQIPVGDDVGAVTEARAALWRTRLAGKKALLILDNAASYRQLEPLLPGGSGCLVLVTSRKRLAAHEEVLLPVDALPRDHAVDLFVRLSGRPAEALGQEVVEEIVGLCGHLPLGVSLLAARLRHHPSWSAEDLRDRLVAARDRLGELRAGERAVAATFELSYLDLEPERQRFFRGLGFYPGTDLDAYVGAALASVSVAEARRQLDALYDAHMIDEHPGSRYRLHDLLRDYAHGLADEGGSHMEHAQAVQRVCAYYLAALAVANRHILRRGAVVPATPDSASAVETPPVESRTDALGWLENERANVLACIRRANSLALYEPVIRLAAAMAPFLRQAGPWDQAVGLHRTAAEAARHTGDRRALADALAELGVVRRFMAAYPEAIEALNEAVAQYDAVGERRGKADALNQAGIVWYLTADNDASARAQTEALTLYREVGDRLGQANALADLGMVRRQTSRFDAAVEAQSEALSIYRELGDRYGEANSLRDLGVVHCLMGEYEAAARRHREAFDIYAELDDRAHQAYALNELGVVRRLTGDLVGAREAHVQALEYFTELGERFGRANCVRYLGTLERASGNSAEAVRLLEEALSAYRDLGSRSGEAASLGELGAARGMVGEREGAIEAFRRSLEILRELGDRCGEAEVLNHWGTLLRTSGDPDAAREHFERALVLARDIRCPLEEARALEGIGCCDWITPRPDAQARSSLRDAVTVYRRLGVTSAADDLEQLLASRSR; via the coding sequence ATGAGACTCCGCCGCGGGATCGCGATCGCTGTTGTGGCGGCCGCGGGCGCCGTGACGACGATGCTCGTGGGGCTCGTCACGAATGCCGTGTCCGAGGAGTCGCGGTGGCCTGGCGTGCTGGGGTGGGTGCAGCAGAACGCCTGGCTCTCCTTCATTCTGCTCGGTGGGGTGTTGGTCGTGATGACGGTGCTGCTCTCCGCGCTGTCGGAGACGCGGAGGCCCCCGCGACCGCCCGAGTCGACGCCTCAGAACGAGGCCGAGCCGCCAGGGGCCGCGCTCGTGTTGAGGGCGCTGCCGCGGGACACCGCGGCGTTCACGAATCGGGCCGCGGAGCTGGCTTCGCTCGTGCGGTCGGTGCGCGTGGCTCAGGAGAGTGGTGAGACTCTGCCCGTACACGTGATCGACGGGATGCCGGGGGTCGGCAAGACGGCCTTCGCGGTGCGCGCCGGGCACGTGATGGCGGACCAGTTTCCCGACGGGCAGCTCTTCGTCAATCTCAATGGGCATACGGCGGGACGCAGTCCCGTACAGGCCGGTGAGGCGTTGGCCTCGTTGCTGGCCGCCACAGGGGTGCCCACGGGGCAGATACCCGTGGGGGACGACGTCGGCGCGGTCACGGAGGCGCGGGCCGCCTTGTGGCGGACACGGCTCGCGGGGAAGAAGGCGCTGCTCATCCTCGACAACGCGGCCAGCTACCGGCAGTTGGAGCCCCTGCTCCCGGGAGGGTCCGGCTGTCTGGTGCTGGTGACCAGCCGGAAGCGGCTGGCGGCGCACGAGGAGGTGCTGCTTCCCGTGGACGCGCTGCCGCGGGATCACGCTGTCGACCTGTTCGTACGGCTCAGCGGACGGCCGGCGGAGGCGCTCGGCCAGGAGGTGGTCGAGGAGATCGTCGGGCTGTGCGGGCACCTGCCGTTGGGGGTGTCGCTGCTCGCGGCCCGGCTGCGGCACCACCCGTCGTGGAGTGCGGAAGATCTGCGGGACCGGTTGGTGGCGGCCCGTGACCGGTTGGGAGAGCTGCGCGCCGGAGAACGCGCCGTCGCTGCCACGTTCGAGCTCTCCTACCTGGATCTCGAACCGGAGCGGCAGCGTTTCTTCCGGGGGCTTGGCTTCTACCCTGGGACTGACCTCGATGCGTACGTCGGTGCCGCGCTCGCCTCGGTTTCCGTGGCCGAGGCCCGCCGTCAGCTCGACGCGCTCTACGACGCCCACATGATCGACGAACACCCGGGAAGCCGTTACCGGCTTCACGATCTCTTACGCGACTACGCCCACGGGCTCGCCGACGAGGGAGGCAGCCATATGGAACACGCCCAGGCCGTTCAACGTGTGTGCGCCTACTACCTGGCCGCGCTCGCCGTCGCGAACAGACACATCCTCCGCCGTGGTGCAGTCGTGCCGGCGACGCCGGACAGTGCCTCGGCCGTGGAAACGCCGCCGGTGGAGTCCCGTACCGACGCTCTGGGCTGGCTGGAGAACGAGCGGGCCAATGTCCTTGCCTGTATTCGGCGGGCGAACAGCCTCGCCCTGTACGAACCGGTGATCCGACTCGCCGCCGCCATGGCCCCGTTCCTGCGGCAGGCCGGGCCCTGGGACCAGGCCGTCGGCCTCCACCGGACCGCCGCCGAGGCGGCCCGGCACACCGGCGACCGGCGGGCGCTGGCGGACGCGCTCGCCGAGCTCGGAGTCGTACGGCGCTTCATGGCGGCCTACCCCGAGGCGATCGAGGCGCTGAACGAGGCAGTCGCGCAGTACGACGCTGTTGGCGAGCGGCGTGGCAAGGCCGACGCGCTCAACCAGGCGGGCATCGTCTGGTACCTCACCGCCGATAATGACGCCTCCGCCCGGGCCCAGACGGAAGCCCTCACCCTCTATCGGGAGGTGGGTGATCGGCTGGGGCAGGCTAACGCGCTCGCTGATCTCGGCATGGTGCGTCGGCAGACCAGCCGGTTCGACGCCGCCGTGGAGGCGCAGAGCGAGGCGCTGTCCATCTACCGGGAGCTCGGTGACCGGTACGGAGAGGCGAACTCCCTACGGGACCTGGGCGTCGTGCACTGCCTCATGGGCGAGTACGAGGCCGCGGCGCGACGCCACCGTGAGGCGTTCGACATCTACGCGGAGCTCGATGACCGGGCGCACCAGGCGTACGCCCTCAACGAGCTGGGTGTGGTGCGCAGGCTGACAGGTGACCTCGTCGGGGCGCGAGAGGCACACGTCCAGGCGCTGGAGTACTTCACCGAGCTCGGCGAGCGGTTCGGCCGCGCCAACTGCGTCCGCTACCTGGGTACGCTGGAGCGCGCGTCCGGGAACTCCGCGGAGGCGGTCCGGCTGCTGGAGGAGGCTCTGAGTGCGTACCGCGATCTCGGCAGCCGCAGTGGCGAAGCCGCCTCGCTGGGCGAGCTGGGCGCGGCGCGTGGGATGGTCGGGGAGAGGGAGGGCGCCATCGAGGCGTTCCGGAGGAGCCTGGAGATCCTGCGTGAGCTGGGTGACCGGTGCGGCGAGGCGGAGGTGCTGAACCACTGGGGCACGCTGCTGCGCACCTCCGGTGACCCGGACGCGGCGCGGGAGCACTTCGAACGGGCCCTGGTGCTGGCACGGGACATTCGCTGCCCGCTGGAGGAGGCGCGGGCCCTGGAAGGGATCGGATGCTGCGACTGGATCACGCCCAGGCCGGACGCCCAGGCCAGGTCCTCGCTTCGTGACGCGGTCACGGTGTACCGGCGGCTGGGGGTGACCTCGGCAGCCGACGACCTCGAACAGCTGCTGGCCTCACGGTCCCGGTAG
- a CDS encoding ISAs1 family transposase, whose protein sequence is MPAGLGQLALPNARTTEEDAAGLRRFLDLVPDPRGRKGRRYPAHALLCAAAAAVLTGARSLIAISEWITDAPQHVLGLLGFPADPLTGLRTVPHAATVRRLLQHVDGDALDAAIGAYLQARTPPPAPPERPALRAIAVDGKTVRGSRTQTTTAIQLLAAMDHHGIVLAQRQIASKSNEIPAFQPLLDTIKLASAVLTGDALHTQHGHGAYLIERGAHYLAIVKKNHPGLYAQVNKLPWAEIPLDHHTRDRAHHRDEIRRLKVAAFRHIDYPGARQAIQVVRWRRDLATGKLTIERVYLITSLDVFDATPAELAAWIRGHWGIENLLHHVRDRTFREDDSKVRTGSLPRTMASLRNLAISLFRQNGETNIAAALRHTSRDYRRPLSALGLT, encoded by the coding sequence ATGCCCGCGGGGCTGGGACAACTGGCCCTTCCGAATGCCCGGACCACCGAGGAGGACGCCGCTGGCCTGCGGCGCTTCCTGGATTTGGTGCCCGATCCCCGCGGACGGAAGGGGCGGCGGTATCCGGCGCACGCGCTGCTCTGTGCGGCCGCGGCGGCGGTCCTGACCGGTGCCCGCTCGCTCATCGCGATCAGTGAATGGATCACAGATGCGCCGCAGCACGTCCTGGGACTCCTCGGCTTTCCGGCCGACCCGCTCACCGGCCTCCGGACGGTGCCACACGCCGCCACCGTCCGCCGCCTGCTCCAGCATGTCGACGGCGACGCGCTGGACGCGGCCATCGGCGCATACCTGCAGGCCAGAACCCCACCACCGGCACCACCCGAACGGCCGGCCCTGCGGGCCATCGCCGTCGACGGCAAAACCGTACGGGGCTCGCGCACCCAAACCACGACCGCGATCCAGCTGCTGGCCGCGATGGACCACCACGGCATAGTCCTGGCCCAGCGGCAGATCGCCTCCAAGAGCAACGAAATACCCGCCTTCCAGCCCCTGTTGGACACCATCAAGCTGGCCAGCGCGGTGCTGACCGGCGACGCCCTGCACACCCAGCACGGCCACGGCGCCTACCTCATCGAGCGCGGAGCCCACTACCTGGCCATCGTCAAGAAGAACCACCCCGGCCTGTATGCGCAGGTCAACAAGCTGCCCTGGGCCGAGATCCCACTGGACCACCACACCCGCGACCGGGCTCACCACCGCGATGAGATCCGCCGGCTCAAGGTCGCCGCGTTCCGCCACATCGACTACCCCGGCGCCCGCCAGGCGATCCAAGTTGTGCGATGGCGCCGCGACCTCGCCACCGGGAAGCTGACGATCGAGCGCGTCTACCTGATCACCAGCCTGGATGTCTTCGACGCCACCCCGGCCGAGCTCGCCGCCTGGATCAGGGGCCACTGGGGCATCGAGAACCTCCTGCACCACGTACGTGACCGGACCTTCCGCGAGGACGACTCCAAGGTCCGCACCGGGAGCCTGCCCCGCACCATGGCCAGCCTGCGCAACCTCGCCATCAGCCTCTTCCGCCAGAACGGCGAGACCAACATCGCCGCCGCCCTCCGCCACACCAGCCGCGACTACCGCCGACCGCTGTCGGCTCTCGGCCTCACGTGA